The Winogradskyella schleiferi genome contains the following window.
TAGGAATAACAAATTAAGCCGAATTACGACTAGCATTGATATTACCAAACAATGAACGGGTTACCATACTTTCAAAAATCTTCATTTGGGCATCGTTTGATTTGACACCAGATTTTTCAAGCTCTTGAATTTTCTTCAATGCATATTGCTGAATGGTTAACAATGGCAATACAATGGATTCCCTAACCGCAATGGACGCTTTGCCTGCTGGTTCTTCCTCCATTAATTCTTTATATCCTGTTAACTTTAATATTAAACGCTTTGAAGTTTCATATTCGTTATAAATTATGGTCCAAAATTCTCCATACTCAGGATCTTCTGCCATATATCTTGTTAAATCAAAGAAGGATTTGGACAAGGACATCATACTATTTTCAATGAGTGTCTTAAAGAAGTCTGAAGTTTTAAATAAGTTTTGCACTTTTTCGAATTCGCCGGAATCTTCATAATGTTTCAAGGCTGTTCCCACTCCGAAAAAACCTGGTACGTTTTGTTTCAACTGACTCCAAGACCCAACAAATGGAATGGCTCTTAAATCTTCGAAAACTAAACCTTCAGATTTACCTCGCTTAGATGGACGACTACCAATATTGGTTTTTGCATAATACTTTAAGGTACTCATATGTTCCAAATAGGGAATAAATTTTGAATGTGCCTTGAAATCTGAATAGGCTTTGTAACTGCGTTTAGACAAATCTGTCATTACTTCCCTATTTTCATCCGACATGGTCAAATTTTTGTCGCTTATACTATTTCCAATTCCAGAACTTATTAACTGTTCCAGATTATATTGGGACGATTCTAAAGTTCCGAAATTAGAACTTATGGTTTGTCCCTGTATGGTCAACTGCACTTCCTCATCTTCTATCGTTGGCCCTAAAGAGGCATAGAAATTATGGGTTTTTCCACCGCCACGTGCAGGTGGTCCGCCACGTCCATCGAAGAAAATCACTTTTACATTGTATTTTCTAGATACTGTAGTCAGTGCTTCTTTTGCTTTAAATATCGCCCAATTAGCCATTAAATACCCACCATCTTTTGTGCCATCACTAAAACCAAGCATTATCGTCTGCTTATTTCCCCTTGACTTTAAATGTGCTGCGTATTCTGGATTCGTATATAATTCCTCCATCACGGTAGGTGCATTTTCCAAATCCGTTATCGTTTCAAAAAGGGGCCCAATATCTACGGTTAAATCTTCTTGAAATGCCACTAACTTCAACATGGCAAATAATTGCATGACGTTGAGCGTGGTTTGGTTGTTACTTATAATATAACGGTTTGCTGCCTTTTCACCATTAGTTTCCTGAATGGTTTTAATAGCTATCATTGTATTTAAAGCCTTTAAAGTTTCATCATCTTTAATTAAAGACAAATCGACCTTTCCTTCAACCTTGGATAAAATCTGAACTTGTTCTTTTTCTGATAAATCGTGATAATTCTTTGGAAAAATAGCGCTTCCACTTTCAATTAAAGCGTCTACCATATCATTAAAAAACTGGTTGTGTTTTCTGCTATCTTGACGAATATCTAAATTCGCAAAATGAAATCCAAATAGGTGTGTTTTATTGATTAAACTATTTATCTCATCCAAATAAAGTGACTGATGCTTATCAATAATAACCTGTTTTACCGCTTTTAATTCAGATATAAAATAATCCAACGTTAAGTCGGAAGGTTCATTAGTAATGATATTATAAAGTTCACGCTCCAAATTCATCATGCGGTCCTCCACTCCAGTAAATGTCAACTTTCGTTTTAATTGTCTGACATTTCTGTAATAATTCTTAATAATTGAAAGTCGCAATCTACCAGCAACTTTTAAGGTAATTTCTGGTGTTACAAATGGGTTTCCATCTCTATCTCCACCTGGCCAGAATCCAATATTTATGATATCGTTATCAATTTGCTTACCATCAAATATATTCTGCTGTATATAATCGAAAATCGTACCAAATGATTTATAAAACACATTTTCCAGATACCATATTAAACTCACGGCTTCATCAAAAGGTGATGGTTTATTTTGTTTATAAAATGGTGTTTTTCCCAATTGTGCTAATAAATCATTGATTCTCAACAAATCATTTTCACGAATGGCTTCGGTTAAATCTGTAATAATTCCTAGTACAGAACCTGGATAAAATTGTGTTGGATGCGCCGTCAAAACGATTCGCACTTTAAATTCTTCGAGATATTTCTGTAGCGTATCGAGTTTGTTTTCTGCCGTTGTGGATTCTTTCAGACTTCGCAACGTCCCAATTCCATCCATATTATTTACGATAGGAAAAGCTGCATCCTCAATAGCGTCAAACAAAACTACTTGTCTTTCTATATATTGAATAAATCGAAACAACAAATTAATCTGACTTTCAGGCGAGCGTCTTGCTTGATATTTCTTAAAAAATGATTCCACTATAGCCGTGGGATTTTCTTTATTAGCAAATCCTTTTTGACAAGTCTCGTGAAATAATGGTAATAATGCTCCTGTTTTCGTGATGCTATCAAACGGCAAAGTCATAAATATACTATTGTATATCTGATATTTTGACATTACGTTTTGATTGAATCTTGTAAGCTTTGGTTGTGTAGGCATATAATTTATATGATTGTTGATTGTCCTAAATGGATATTAGTGAAATTCATGTTGGTGTCGTCAGGATTATTGATAAAATCTTCAATAAACTCGCCGACTTTCCCTGTAGTGATGTTATCGTATTTTGTATTTATATCTGGCGTAGAAATATTCAGCTTTAACGATTTATCAACGCCTTGTCTTACCAAGTCAGCTTCAGCAAATAAACCAAAATGGTCTAATAATAGCGCTGCAGATAATATAGAGGCTACCGGATTAGCAATTCCTTTTCCTGTAGCTTGTGGAAATGAACCATGAATAGGTTCAAACATCGCATATTTGTCTCCAACTGATGCCGAAGCCAAAAGACCAATGGAACCTCCAATAACGCTAGCTTCATCGCTAATAATATCACCAAACAAATTCTCTGTTAAAATCACATCGAACTGTTTAGGGTTTAATATCATTTGCATGGCCGCATTATCTACAAATAAGAAATCTAATGTTACGTCCTTATAGTTATCTGCAATTTCAGTTACCACTTTTCTCCAAAGTCTCGACGTCTCCAAAACATTGGCTTTGTCAACCAAAGTTACTTTGCGTCTTCTGGTTTGCGCCGCTTTAAAGGCTAAATGTGAAATTCGTTCAATCTCCTCACGTGAATATTCACATAAATCTGAAGCCACATTTCCATCGTCACTTAATTGTTTTTCTCCGAAGTAGATTCCACCAGTCAGTTCGCGATAAATACTAATATCTGTGCCTTTAATAATATGCTTTTTTAATGGCGATTTATCCAACAGCGCTTCATAAGCTTTTACGGGTCTAATATTAGCAAAAAGACCTAATTCTTTTCTCAACTTAAGCAATCCTTGTTCTGGTCGTATTTTCGCAGAAGGATCGTTATCATATTTTGGATGACCAATAGAACCAAATAAAATAGCATCCGTAGAACGACACAAATCTAAGGTTTCCTCTGGCAACGGATCATTGTGCTTATCTATGGCTATAGCACCAACATCGGCATTGGTAAACTTAAAATTATGATTGAATTCTGAAGCAATCGCTTTTAGAACTTTTACGGCTTGGCAGGTCACCTCTGGACCGATACCATCACCTGGCAAAACTGCAATGTTTAATTTCATCGAAAAAACTTTTCGTTATTATTTTTTATGGCGTTACTTTTTGCATATACCTTTCAATTGCAATAAAACCTAAAAAGATTGCAAAAAGTCAGGCTATCCGCTATATCTCTGACGAAAAATGTCAGAGGATGTCG
Protein-coding sequences here:
- the leuB gene encoding 3-isopropylmalate dehydrogenase, which codes for MKLNIAVLPGDGIGPEVTCQAVKVLKAIASEFNHNFKFTNADVGAIAIDKHNDPLPEETLDLCRSTDAILFGSIGHPKYDNDPSAKIRPEQGLLKLRKELGLFANIRPVKAYEALLDKSPLKKHIIKGTDISIYRELTGGIYFGEKQLSDDGNVASDLCEYSREEIERISHLAFKAAQTRRRKVTLVDKANVLETSRLWRKVVTEIADNYKDVTLDFLFVDNAAMQMILNPKQFDVILTENLFGDIISDEASVIGGSIGLLASASVGDKYAMFEPIHGSFPQATGKGIANPVASILSAALLLDHFGLFAEADLVRQGVDKSLKLNISTPDINTKYDNITTGKVGEFIEDFINNPDDTNMNFTNIHLGQSTII
- a CDS encoding phosphoenolpyruvate carboxylase gives rise to the protein MPTQPKLTRFNQNVMSKYQIYNSIFMTLPFDSITKTGALLPLFHETCQKGFANKENPTAIVESFFKKYQARRSPESQINLLFRFIQYIERQVVLFDAIEDAAFPIVNNMDGIGTLRSLKESTTAENKLDTLQKYLEEFKVRIVLTAHPTQFYPGSVLGIITDLTEAIRENDLLRINDLLAQLGKTPFYKQNKPSPFDEAVSLIWYLENVFYKSFGTIFDYIQQNIFDGKQIDNDIINIGFWPGGDRDGNPFVTPEITLKVAGRLRLSIIKNYYRNVRQLKRKLTFTGVEDRMMNLERELYNIITNEPSDLTLDYFISELKAVKQVIIDKHQSLYLDEINSLINKTHLFGFHFANLDIRQDSRKHNQFFNDMVDALIESGSAIFPKNYHDLSEKEQVQILSKVEGKVDLSLIKDDETLKALNTMIAIKTIQETNGEKAANRYIISNNQTTLNVMQLFAMLKLVAFQEDLTVDIGPLFETITDLENAPTVMEELYTNPEYAAHLKSRGNKQTIMLGFSDGTKDGGYLMANWAIFKAKEALTTVSRKYNVKVIFFDGRGGPPARGGGKTHNFYASLGPTIEDEEVQLTIQGQTISSNFGTLESSQYNLEQLISSGIGNSISDKNLTMSDENREVMTDLSKRSYKAYSDFKAHSKFIPYLEHMSTLKYYAKTNIGSRPSKRGKSEGLVFEDLRAIPFVGSWSQLKQNVPGFFGVGTALKHYEDSGEFEKVQNLFKTSDFFKTLIENSMMSLSKSFFDLTRYMAEDPEYGEFWTIIYNEYETSKRLILKLTGYKELMEEEPAGKASIAVRESIVLPLLTIQQYALKKIQELEKSGVKSNDAQMKIFESMVTRSLFGNINASRNSA